A DNA window from Rossellomorea marisflavi contains the following coding sequences:
- a CDS encoding purine/pyrimidine permease encodes MQLVLAAFQWMAFMIAGSIAAPIAIADLFQLSPAETAGFIQRTIFVLGAASLIQALIGHRLPINEGPAGLWWGVFSIYAGFAGTLYESHSQVMGVLQGGMIVSGIIFIILSLTGLLKKLTSLFTPTITFVYLMLLILQLSGSFVKGMFGIQHEGQPFDWLVLLGSALTILIALYLQGHKVQWLQRYSIIFALIGGWIIFGLLGLTKTTSVSSSWFSLPEVFAFGRPVFDSGIIVTAIFITFLLTTNMIASIRVMEEVMKKSGKEVPVRYTQSGIAAGINQLLGGGFSAIGSVPISGAAGFVASTRLFSTLPFILGSIIIVIASFVPKVMNVFASLPAPVGYAVTTVIFIKMVGLALDEYRKVKEVDRVHFTAGIALIIGVGAMGVPASAFEGLPVIAASILNNGLILGTIVAIITEQILMKKNT; translated from the coding sequence ATGCAACTCGTCTTAGCCGCATTCCAATGGATGGCATTCATGATCGCAGGATCCATTGCCGCCCCCATTGCGATTGCCGACCTCTTCCAGCTGTCTCCTGCCGAGACGGCTGGATTCATCCAGAGAACCATTTTTGTATTAGGTGCCGCAAGTCTGATTCAGGCGCTTATCGGGCATAGACTGCCGATTAATGAAGGACCCGCGGGTTTGTGGTGGGGTGTATTTTCCATATATGCCGGATTCGCAGGAACGCTGTACGAGTCGCACAGTCAAGTGATGGGCGTTCTTCAAGGGGGGATGATTGTAAGCGGAATCATCTTTATTATCCTGTCGTTGACAGGTTTATTGAAAAAACTGACCTCTCTTTTCACCCCCACGATTACATTTGTCTACCTCATGCTCTTGATCCTGCAGCTGAGCGGATCATTCGTCAAGGGAATGTTTGGCATCCAGCATGAAGGGCAGCCGTTTGACTGGCTTGTTCTGCTCGGCAGCGCACTGACAATCCTCATCGCCCTCTATCTACAAGGGCATAAGGTTCAATGGCTCCAGAGATATTCGATCATCTTCGCCTTGATCGGCGGCTGGATCATCTTTGGTCTCTTAGGGCTGACCAAGACCACGTCTGTTTCGAGCAGCTGGTTCTCCCTTCCGGAGGTGTTTGCCTTCGGAAGACCGGTATTCGATTCGGGAATCATTGTAACAGCCATCTTCATCACCTTCCTGTTAACGACGAATATGATCGCTTCGATACGGGTCATGGAAGAAGTGATGAAAAAAAGCGGTAAGGAGGTACCGGTACGCTATACGCAAAGTGGTATTGCTGCGGGTATCAATCAGCTCCTCGGCGGAGGGTTCTCCGCGATCGGCTCTGTCCCGATCTCAGGTGCTGCAGGTTTCGTTGCTTCTACAAGGCTTTTCTCTACGCTTCCGTTTATCCTCGGAAGCATCATCATCGTCATCGCAAGCTTCGTACCGAAAGTGATGAATGTGTTCGCCAGTCTGCCGGCACCCGTCGGTTATGCGGTGACCACGGTCATCTTCATCAAGATGGTCGGCCTCGCCCTCGATGAATACAGAAAGGTCAAAGAAGTGGATCGCGTCCACTTCACAGCCGGAATCGCTTTGATCATCGGTGTAGGTGCCATGGGTGTTCCAGCCAGTGCTTTTGAAGGTCTTCCTGTCATCGCGGCATCAATTTTGAATAACGGGCTTATTCTCGGCACCATCGTAGCCATCATAACGGAACAGATCCTGATGAAAAAAAATACTTAA
- a CDS encoding CoA-binding protein: MENPSREEIGRILKRSRRIAVIGLSDNPARTSYTVSQAMQASGYEIIPVNPTIESALGVKAVSSLKDIEGPVDIVNVFRRSEFLPEIAREFDEIDSPVFWSQLGVVNEEAYSFLKEKGYTVIMDRCIKVEHALTR, from the coding sequence ATGGAGAATCCAAGTAGAGAAGAAATCGGTCGCATCCTGAAACGGTCGAGACGGATAGCCGTCATCGGACTGAGTGATAATCCCGCCAGGACCTCCTATACCGTCTCCCAGGCGATGCAGGCCAGCGGTTATGAAATCATCCCTGTCAATCCAACGATCGAGTCCGCTCTCGGGGTGAAGGCTGTCAGCAGTTTAAAAGACATCGAGGGTCCTGTCGATATCGTCAATGTCTTTAGACGTTCTGAATTCCTACCTGAAATTGCCCGCGAATTTGATGAGATCGATTCGCCGGTATTCTGGTCCCAGCTCGGTGTTGTGAATGAGGAGGCCTATTCCTTCCTCAAAGAAAAAGGGTATACGGTCATCATGGATCGTTGTATCAAAGTGGAACATGCCTTAACCAGATAG
- the plsY gene encoding glycerol-3-phosphate 1-O-acyltransferase PlsY, with amino-acid sequence MILALILVLSYLLGSIPSGLWIGKSFYGIDIREHGSGNLGGTNTFRVLGKKAGMTVTAMDILKGTAATLIPLLFASTQDYQLLAGVVAVVGHMFPVFAGFRGGKAVATSAGVLLGYAPLVFVILLAVFFISLYFSKYVSLSSMLAGVFAFIYTLIVWDIPLIIVVGILTAFVIYRHRSNIVRIKNKTEPKVTWI; translated from the coding sequence ATGATCTTAGCCCTTATACTCGTATTATCCTATCTTTTGGGCTCCATTCCCTCAGGACTATGGATTGGAAAATCCTTTTACGGAATAGATATACGCGAACATGGAAGTGGAAATCTTGGCGGGACCAATACCTTCAGGGTGCTGGGTAAAAAAGCGGGGATGACCGTTACCGCAATGGATATTCTTAAAGGAACGGCCGCAACGCTCATTCCGTTACTCTTCGCCAGTACTCAGGACTACCAGCTTCTTGCTGGAGTCGTAGCTGTCGTGGGACATATGTTCCCGGTTTTTGCAGGTTTCAGAGGAGGAAAAGCGGTTGCCACATCTGCAGGCGTCCTGCTTGGATATGCCCCGCTGGTGTTTGTCATCCTCTTGGCTGTATTTTTCATCAGCCTTTACTTTAGCAAATACGTATCGCTTTCCTCCATGTTGGCAGGAGTGTTCGCCTTCATCTATACGCTGATCGTGTGGGACATTCCCCTCATCATCGTCGTAGGCATACTTACAGCCTTTGTCATCTACCGGCATCGAAGCAATATCGTCCGTATTAAAAATAAAACCGAACCGAAAGTCACATGGATTTGA